The following are encoded together in the Apis mellifera strain DH4 linkage group LG4, Amel_HAv3.1, whole genome shotgun sequence genome:
- the LOC411053 gene encoding cubilin, producing the protein MGTRSQWLLLTWLGFCTAWMDERPVLESRDGNLFISAAKDRNITLKTLGNGFVNVNEINLLHVATAAQSATRLIERWKTGYLADVESNLQRLSQIVEGPDGLEKRIAMMRGFEGNSTQSEIFSMNQTALMVNLKIRMLLHRMLQVENKVKSIEWKLRINECASNPCMNGGTCHDLYEGYECHCPSNWEGPNCMVDVNECVRLLGTDLGCQNGATCRNLPGSYKCVCATGWYGLHCKKKSSVCNTQNSNELCGHGVCVSKLGTPLGYTCICDQGWQSEGTNPACIKDVDECAGNHRPCSVNPWVACRNAPGTFFCDSCPRGYTGNGYYCADIDECQVNNGGCSTSPLVQCINTMGSRMCGACPTGYRGDGVTCVYVGSCAINNGGCHPLATCVENSALTSAYVICRCPPGTAGDGIGPNGCQSSTEASPCSNNPCVHGKCTAVSGTYSCTCDPGYTGATCNVKIDPCSPNPCKNNGVCASSNGVVTCDCPSTYTGTRCETPRQTCGGVSRNPVGHLEFPIGGNVYQHGLSCAWVLITNSSLVLNVTFTRFNLEQSTDCKYDFLQIHDGKNAGSQMIGRFCGQEFPYENKNIVSSHNSLYFWFHSDNSVSYDGFAFEWNSVKPICGGSLTNDYGTISSPGSPGRYPPNRDCYWQITVKSGKRIQIHFGQLMLEEHPTCGADFLEISTIHGERLGLYCNHSHPAPLIVPASSVVIYFHSDGAGQDSGFQIHYSAIQGRPGCNEVYTSPSGIIRSPTSTEQWEELECEWKIQLSVGKRIQIYWTTFELLKNNCHMEYIEIYDGETSESPLIQRYCGSSIPPSITSNSNVLLIIFKSYAYQIGSFSLSYKTICGKIFTEVSGVIQSPTYPLLEIAKQMCTYEIRQPPNRKIVLKILDIDMNNSLKRKCTFNYLDVFDGPNENFTRLANLCKTDVDLTYYSTQNVMTLKYSGATGKRGFMANYTTTEIGCGGLFTERSGTIQSPSSEGRYKNNENCIWTIQAPIGHVIHLTWLSFNLENNRNCPHDYVKIYESFMSSNQEIIGTFCGTKHPPTIISQVNDMTLIFHSDSSIINEGFIASYMFVDASKVCGGHFVKPIGVIKSPNYPNRYPHGRECVWVIEAANKQRVIINVEKFSLERHATCGSDYLEIRNGGYETSPLIGKFCGTDIPSEIISQTNQLYLKFVSRSRESYPGFSIRWDSTTIGCGGSLTAAQGDIISPNYPMPYMHQAECYWKIAVAEGSVVRLIILDLELEHHNKCRYDYIEISEGMNRRNSEKFCGKSSAKIIQTASNIVNIKFHSDFTNSGRGFHLKYETLCQNITIHNYYGVIESPNFPYKYEHNLNCSWMIDAPIGNKINLTFSHFDVEGLGKNNSCEYDYLDISEGIDRTPSKQLAKLCNSDVLPAKIHSSQHQVFLKFITDSLIAYNGFRLEWIVDGCGGHLTRPFGTFTSPGYPSSYPIDIECEWLIEVDYGHSIELTLHEIKIEKKINCYFDKLQIYGGENEQAPLLVEICYSSKPVVYTSFGNTMFVKFLSDEIYASRGFNASYRTVPITCGGRFTSDSGIIHSANYPQNYPHKQNCKWLFQVDQNYVVNITFLDFDIENTENCTDDYVRIYDGPTTDSPILGTHCRNQLPPSYVSTSNEMLLVMRTDSLISAKGFKAQYRKACGARIIVKDQGYIVPYETYIGNSDYIENCTWTLIAENPDDHVTVTFTHMEYVEIFEYFQFWSDDCFNYIEVFDGVDTTGPSRGKWCNRNVPLPITSNGNALTVHLYKLHDNLIHFTLTYSVLNSACGGNYTAYQGTIASPNYPNSYPLNSECIWFLENSPGNKISLTFSQFNLQQSEDCNLDYVEIREESGIGKLISISCGTNVEPVISSKPLWIKFKSDGDDVATGFLAEFSVTGGNDLSGPSGKVTSPLYPIPYKARDTLSWRITVEFQWAVRIQFTDIFIENSDTYCFSYLRVYDGYDSNAPILLEVCGFDIPDPITSSSNVIYIDFSVDILRQGSWFELNWIQVPIVNDDNGENIIKKLSECNMIVEVQNNTYDFTSPGWPYGYDSFLSCNWVFFSPSGTHLKLRFLTMDLEETSECTDDFVAVYSGNALTDESNAKLLQKLCLANSTSVDIDVDNVMTVKFETDGYRNNSGFSAFVSKECGGKMEGPNGVIEVNDTIWPKRWLQRRLHYKVNCEWVVKVRPGRTIEAKIVSMSILKGPNWTCTNNYLMLKNGGDSSSPLLGSGKYCGDVTPPSLKTIGNLLYVKTEGFRDNINFKLIYREVSMNCGGEFHLSSKQKEWEISTPNYPNIPPPYSECVWTAMAPGKERIFIHFIERFDLSNTINCEKEYVEIRDGGTEKSNLLGRFCKDVAPSSITSTGNMLRIHYFSDFSEPKNGFKALLSIKHICGGIIRDVNGIISSPNFPFFYPKNQTCTWWIIAPAHHTLKLTFLDINLPGLRRCKITDHVQIDDVLKNWNDTSVQKTEIGTYCGMTIPDPIETASNEAVITFQSDNFEYAVYKGFSISFNASNEICGGELTAMQGTIKSNGYPNIATRSRYCDWRIKLPRGFHVVIVVQDLPEYQENSPLYYLTFYNDFNFKSKIKILKPNSTTKRVTSSGNTMMIGAYTSSGYRGFKLRYFAEAPAPCGGEINEMKGNLSAPRELPFNESSYFCQWIIKPPESLLSNNNTGVTLSIMVTGVIGGIRGLAFPKLCFNNQYISLKGIGMLCGNFTEPTYLRSPELVNELNIVNGTYGTSMRFTLEYKWQRCGGIFHGMSHVIKAPKNVSYPINCVWHAKYPNNEIIKLHFNHLHLGSCDKNYLSIRNGGPFSPEIGKFCENSQSYNFTSTFNEMWIEFMAIEEPTDFEFTLEPANNGCGGALRGDRREISSPNFPSAYPNNAECTWEITADNGYSIGLVFVDRFHLESSTNCEKDYVQIFNWIKETGESSVGTWKDLGKVCGRHTPLAFNSTSNRMKVVFHSNEAIQGDGFRAVWFENCGGIFDVTAHPKVIVSPSYPISYPSNLFCNYTLVAPNKDILVKFMDFQIERSRRDCRYDNVTIKYQDGYMNEESTWCGEDKPPLIRASNAVEIIFRTDNYLARSGFEFQYFLHECGGLLTTPGEIKPLMNGNQYFGRLDCTWKIQAPSDKSVVLRFESFDIEYNFNCIFDNLQIYNGSEALDENKIAMLCGNLMENLPVIKSNSNSMVLKFHTDDSRHSTGFSIKVQFVKSISAGCGGNINLISTTSQSFKTQIGSTYDSLEDCHWIVTAAEGKNIKFTINSMDVRNGTNRTDNGCTGDYIEIRDGIGPFSELLGRYCGNHPPPPISSSSNSLLIRFYSDGTVEGTGINGTLEAIDALCTYISPIINGSGNVLTSPNYPNNYEPGTKCRWTIKFVHYFERIRIKFLDFDLADSRECKDDFLQITDKENRRYIEQGLGQDLVWSGNSGKSYYSNEFMPKTSYKYCGNSLPHDYYCYSTELDLIFNGVKPGHKGFKLEYSKATCDRNFTELQGRIVHEGIDDCWVTITAPENHTISLYFNQFMLYDQTDCTKAGLNVFDGDFHGKLMASLCSIDTPSPIFSTGNKLSLRSWSEWHSSYEYYDITYTTTNAGRGCGGKIFNYAGSFTSPMYPNEYRNNTICTWDVNVPRGLKVVLTFAVLDIGSKSTCNYDYNIVSIYDVTPDGMEDFATSYCGGDDPAPFIATSNRLIVKYASSVNNIGTGWRAVFEGRSN; encoded by the exons ATGGGAACGAGATCGCAATGGTTGTTGTTGACTTGGTTGGGATTCTGCACGGCATGGATGGACGAAAG GCCTGTGCTAGAGTCTCGAGACGGAAATCTGTTCATTTCCGCGGCAAAGGACAGGAACATCACCCTGAAGACTCTAGGGAATGGTTTCGTGAATGTGAACGAAATTAATTTGCTTCACGTTGCTACCGct GCGCAAAGCGCGACGCGTTTGATCGAGAGATGGAAAACCGGATATCTGGCCGACGTGGAATCGAATTTACAACGTTTGTCACAAATTGTGGAGGGTCCGGACGGTTTAGAGAAAAGAATAGCTATGATGAGAGGATTTGAAGGGAACAGTACTCAATCggaaattttttcgatgaatCAA ACTGCACTAATGGTGAATCTGAAGATACGGATGCTACTTCATCGA ATGCTACAAGtggaaaataaagtaaaatctaTAGAATGGAAACTGAGGATAAATGAATGCGCTAGTAATCCTTGTATGAATGGTGGAACGTGTCATGATCTTTACGAAGGATACGAGTGCCACTGCCCGTCAAATTGGGAg GGACCAAATTGTATGGTGGACGTAAACGAGTGCGTTCGACTGCTAGGAACAGATCTCGGATGTCAAAATGGAGCCACTTGTCGTAATCTTCCAGGATCGTATAA aTGTGTGTGCGCGACAGGATGGTACGGCCTCCACTGCAAGAAAAAGTCTTCCGTTTGCAACACTCAAAATTCGAACGAACTCTGTGGCCACGGTGTATGCGTGAGCAAGCTTGGAACACCGCTCGGTTACACCTGCATTTGCGATCAA GGCTGGCAATCCGAAGGTACTAATCCAGCTTGCATCAAGGACGTGGACGAATGCGCTGGAAATCATAGACCTTGCTCCGTGAATCCTTGGGTTGCTTGTCGAAACGCGCCTGGAACATTCTTCTGCGATTCCTGTCCAAGAGGCTACACGGGAAACGGATATTATTGCGCCGACATAGACGAGTGTCAGGTGAACAACGGAGGCTGCAGCACGTCCCCTCTCGTCCAATGCATCAATACCATG GGCTCGAGAATGTGCGGCGCCTGTCCCACTGGATACCGTGGCGACGGTGTGACATGTGTCTACGTAGGTAGTTGCGCGATCAACAACGGAGGTTGCCATCCATTAGCCACGTGCGTCGAGAATTCAGCACTTACGAGCGCCTACGTGATCTGTCGATGTCCACCCGGCACAGCGGGCGATGGAATCGGACCCAACGGTTGTCAATCATCGACCGAGGCGTCTCCCTGCTCCAATAATCCCTGCGTGCACGGCAAGTGTACCGCCGTTTCCGGCACCTACTCTTGCACGTGCGATCCTGGATACACCG GGGCAACGTGCAACGTGAAAATCGATCCTTGCTCCCCGAATCCTTGCAAGAACAACGGTGTCTGCGCGAGTTCGAACGGCGTGGTGACCTGCGATTGCCCGTCGACGTACACCGGCACCAGATGCGAAACCCCGCGACAGACATGCGGCGGTGTGTCACGTAATCCCGTGGGACATCTCGAATTCCCGATAGGCGGGAACGTTTATCAACACGGGCTGAGCTGTGCCTGGGTACTGATCACAAACAGCTCCCTCGTGTTGAACGTCACGTTCACCCGTTTCAATCTGGAGCAGTCGACCGACTGCAAGTACGACTTTCTCCAG ATACACGATGGTAAGAACGCCGGCAGTCAGATGATCGGCAGATTTTGCGGCCAAGAGTTCCCCTACGAGAACAAGAATATAGTGTCCTCTCACAACTCTCTCTACTTCTGGTTCCACTCCGACAACAGCGTGTCCTACGACGGATTCGCGTTTGAATGGAACAGCGTCAAGCCCATTTGCGGTGGTAGTTTGACGAACGATTACGGGACGATCAGCTCCCCTGGATCACCGGGAAGGTATCCGCCGAATAGAGACTGTTATTGGCAGATTACCGTTAAATCCGGGAAGAGGATACAGATCCATTTCGGCCAATTGATGCTGGAGGAGCATCCAACCTGCGGAGCCGATTTCCTCGAG ATCAGCACTATACACGGAGAACGATTGGGACTTTACTGCAATCACTCGCATCCAGCTCCTCTCATCGTACCCGCCTCCAGCGTCGTGATCTATTTCCACTCTGACGGTGCTGGCCAAGACTCAGGCTTTCAAATTCACTACTCCGCCATTCAAG GTCGGCCAGGTTGCAACGAAGTGTACACTTCTCCGTCTGGTATCATAAGAAGCCCCACGTCCACTGAACAGTGGGAAGAACTAGAATGCGAATGGAAGATTCAATTATCCGTTGGTAAACGAATACAAATTTACTGGACCACGTTCGAGCTTTTGAAGAACAATTGTCATATGGAATACATCGAG atTTACGACGGCGAGACGAGCGAATCTCCATTGATACAACGATACTGCGGCAGCTCGATTCCACCCTCGATCACATCGAATTCGAACGTATTGTTGATAATCTTCAAGTCGTACGCGTATCAAATAGGCTCGTTCTCACTTTCGTACAAAACAATATGCGGCAAGATATTCACCGAAGTGTCAGGCGTCATTCAATCGCCCACGTATCCTCTCTTGGAGATTGCGAAGCAGATGTGCACCTACGAGATAAGGCAACCGCCGAACAGGAAAATCGTGctgaaaatattagatatagatATGAACAATTCGTTGAAAAGGAAGTGCACTTTCAATTATCTCGACGTGTTCGATGGACCCAACGAGAACTTCACCCGCCTCGCCAATCTTTGTAAAACCGACGTTGATTTGACGTATTATTCGACGCAGAACGTAATGACGCTTAAATATTCAGGTGCGACGGGAAAACGCGGTTTCATGGCGAATTACACAACGACTGAGATAG gATGCGGAGGATTGTTCACGGAGCGTAGCGGGACGATTCAATCGCCGAGCAGCGAAGGCCGTTAcaaaaacaatgaaaactGCATCTGGACTATACAAGCGCCGATAGGACACGTGATCCACCTTACCTGGTTATCCTTCAATCTGGAGAATAATCGTAATTGTCCACACGACTACGTGAAGATATACGAAAGTTTCATGTCGTCCAATCAGGAGATAATAGGAAC ATTCTGCGGCACGAAACATCCACCGACCATAATATCACAAGTGAACGATATGACGTTAATCTTTCATTCCGACTCGTCGATCATCAACGAGGGATTCATCGCATCGTACATGTTCGTCGACGCGAGCAAAGTTTGCGGCGGTCATTTCGTTAAACCGATCGGTGTCATCAAGTCGCCAAATTATCCCAACCGTTATCCACACGGAAGGGAATGCGTGTGGGTAATTGAAGCGGCGAACAAGCAAAGGGTGATAATCAACGTGGAAAAATTCAGCCTGGAGAGGCACGCGACTTGCGGTTCGGATTATTTGGAAATCAG AAACGGCGGTTACGAAACGTCTCCGTTAATCGGCAAGTTCTGCGGAACCGATATCCCCTCGGAGATCATAAGCCAGACAAATCAATTGTACTTGAAATTCGTGAGCCGTTCGAGGGAGAGTTATCCCGGATTCAGCATAAGATGGGACAGCACGACAATAG GATGCGGTGGATCTTTGACGGCCGCCCAAGGCGATATCATATCTCCGAATTATCCGATGCCGTACATGCATCAGGCGGAATGCTATTGGAAGATAGCTGTCGCCGAGGGCAGTGTGGTACGATTGATAATACTGGACCTTGAATTGGAGCATCACAACAAGTGTAGATACGATTACATCGAGATATCGGAGGGGATGAACCGTCGGAACAGCGAAAAATTTTGCGGCAAATCTAGCGCGAAAATCATTCAGACAGCGTCCAACATAGTGAACATAAAGTTCCACAGTGACTTTACGAATTCCGGCCGCGGTTTTCATCTCAAGTACGAAACAC TGTGCCAGAATATCACGATACACAATTACTACGGAGTAATAGAATCGCCAAATTTCCCGTACAAGTACGAGCACAATCTGAACTGCAGCTGGATGATCGACGCCCCCATAGGTAACAAGATCAATTTGACGTTCTCCCATTTCGACGTGGAGGGATTGGGCAAGAATAACAGCTGCGAATACGATTATCTGGATATATCCGAGGGTATAGATAGAACACCGTCGAAACAACTCGCGAAACTGTGCAATTCAGACGTGCTTCCCGCCAAAATTCACTCGTCGCAACATCAAGTGTTCTTGAAGTTCATCACTGATTCTCTTATCGCTTACAACGGGTTTCGGCTCGAGTGGATAGTCGATGGTTGCGGTGGCCATCTGACCAGACCCTTCGGCACGTTCACATCACCCGGATATCCGTCTTCGTATCCGATCGACATCGAATGCGAGTGGTTGATCGAGGTCGATTACGGGCACAGCATCGAATTGACTCTTCACGAA ATAAAGatcgagaaaaagataaattgctATTTCgacaaattgcaaatttacGGGGGCGAGAACGAGCAGGCACCGTTGCTGGTCGAAATTTGCTACTCGTCCAAACCTGTAGTGTACACCAGCTTCGGGAACACGATGTTCGTGAAATTCCTGTCCGATGAAATCTACGCGTCGCGTGGATTCAACGCCAGTTACAGAACCGTCCCCATCACTTGCGGTGGAAGATTTACCAGCGATTCGGGGATCATCCACTCGGCCAATTATCCTCAGAATTATCCGCACAAGCAAAATTGCAAGTGGTTGTTCCAAGTCGATCAAAATTACGTCGTCAATATCACGTTCTTGGACTTCGATATCGAGAACACGGAGAATTGTACCGACGATTACGTCAGg atatatgacGGGCCAACCACCGACTCGCCAATATTGGGAACCCATTGTCGAAATCAATTGCCACCTTCCTACGTATCGACCAGCAACGAAATGTTACTCGTGATGAGGACGGATTCTTTGATTTCGGCGAAAGGATTCAAAGCGCAATACCGGAAAGCCTGTGGTGCTCGTATCATAGTGAAGGATCAAGGTTACATAGTTCCGTACGAAACTTACATCGGCAATTCAGATTACATCGAGAATTGTACGTGGACATTGATCGCCGAGAATCCAG ACGATCACGTTACCGTCACGTTCACTCATATGGAGTATGTCgagatatttgaatattttcaattttggtCCGACGATTGCTTCAACTATATAGAGGTTTTCGATGGTGTGGACACAACTGGGCCGTCTCGGGGCAAATGGTGCAATAGAAACGTACCATTGCCTATAACTAGCAACGGAAACGCTCTCACTGTGCATCTGTACAAATTACACGACAACTTGATACACTTCACTCTCACATATTCCGTGTTAAATTCAG CATGCGGCGGAAATTACACCGCGTATCAGGGAACGATCGCGTCGCCGAACTACCCGAACAGTTATCCCTTGAACTCGGAGTGCATCTGGTTCCTGGAGAACTCGCCCGGAAACAAGATCAGCCTGACTTTCAGCCAGTTCAACCTGCAACAGAGCGAGGATTGCAATCTGGATTACGTGGAGATTCGAGAGGAGAGCGGGATCGGGAAGTTGATCAGCATCTCCTGCGGGACAAACGTGGAACCGGTCATATCTTCCAAACCTCTGTGGATCAAGTTCAAGAGCGACGGCGATGACGTGGCGACGGGATTCCTGGCTGAATTCAGCGTGACGGGTGGGAACGACTTGAGTGGGCCCTCGGGCAAGGTCACCTCTCCCCTTTATCCGATCCCGTACAAGGCAAGGGACACCCTCTCGTGGAGGATCACCGTCGAATTTCAATGGGCGGTCCGAATCCAGTTTACCGatatatttatcgagaatAGCGACACGTATTGCTTCTCCTACTTAAGG GTGTACGACGGTTACGACAGCAATGCTCCAATTCTGTTGGAAGTATGCGGCTTTGACATCCCGGATCCCATCACATCGTCCAGCAACGTAATCTACATCGACTTCTCGGTCGATATTCTCCGGCAGGGTAGTTGGTTCGAATTAAATTGGATTCAGGTACCGATCGTCAACGATGACAACGGCGAGAACATAATCAAGAAAC TATCGGAGTGCAACATGATAGTAGAAGTGCAGAATAACACCTACGATTTCACTTCGCCCGGATGGCCCTACGGTTATGACTCGTTCCTTTCCTGTAACTGGGTTTTCTTCTCCCCATCCGGAACTCACTTGAAACTCAGATTTTTAACTATGGATTTGGAGGAAACGAGCGAATGCACGGACGATTTCGTCGCTGTTTATTCCGGCAACGCTTTGACGGACGAAAGCAATGCTAAGTTGTTGCAGAAATTGTGCCTGGCGAATTCTACGTCGGTCGATATTGATGTGGACAACGTGATGACGGTTAAATTCGAAACGGATGGGTATAGAAATAACTCGGGATTCAGCGCGTTCGTTTCTAAAG AGTGTGGTGGCAAGATGGAAGGTCCAAACGGAGTGATCGAGGTGAATGACACTATTTGGCCGAAAAGATGGTTGCAGAGACGATTGCACTACAAAGTGAACTGTGAATGGGTCGTCAAAGTGAGACCTGGACGGACGATAGAAGCAAAGATCGTCTCGATGTCGATACTAAAGGGACCCAATTGGACGTGtactaataattatctaatg TTGAAGAATGGCGGTGACTCTTCCTCACCTTTGCTTGGCTCGGGTAAATATTGCGGCGACGTAACCCCACCCAGCCTCAAAACTATCGGAAATCTGTTGTACGTGAAGACGGAAGGTTTCCGCGACAATATCAACTTTAAACTAATTTACAG AGAGGTGAGCATGAATTGTGGAGGCGAGTTCCATTTATCGAGCAAACAGAAGGAATGGGAGATCAGCACGCCGAATTATCCCAACATACCTCCCCCGTATTCCGAGTGCGTGTGGACCGCGATGGCGCCAGGCAAGGAGAGGATATTCATCCATTTCATCGAAAGATTCGATCTGAGCAACACCATTAA CTGCGAGAAAGAATACGTTGAAATAAGAGATGGTGGAACGGAGAAATCCAATCTGCTCGGAAGATTTTGCAAAGACGTGGCGCCTAGCAGCATAACGAGTACAGGGAATATGCTGCGCATCCACTACTTCTCGGACTTCTCCGAGCCGAAAAATGGCTTCAAAGCTCTGTTATCCATCAAAC ATATCTGCGGAGGGATTATCAGAGACGTTAACGGTATCATCTCGTCGCCCAATTTCCCATTCTTCTATCCAAAGAATCAGACCTGCACTTGGTGGATAATCGCCCCTGCCCATCACACGTTGAAACTCACGTTCCTGGATATAAATCTACCCGGTCTTCGACGTTGCAAGATCACGGATCACGTGCAGATCGACGACGTATTGAAGAATTGGAACGACACCAGCGTGCAGA AGACCGAAATTGGAACTTACTGCGGTATGACGATACCCGATCCCATCGAAACAGCGAGCAACGAGGCTGTTATAACGTTCCAAAGCGATAATTTCGAATACGCTGTGTACAAGGGATTCAGTATCAGTTTCAACGCTAGTAACGAAA TATGCGGGGGCGAGCTAACTGCGATGCAGGGGACGATCAAATCGAATGGTTATCCCAATATCGCAACACGTTCGAG atattGCGATTGGAGAATCAAATTGCCGAGAGGTTTTCACGTGGTCATCGTTGTACAAGATTTACCtgaatatcaagaaaattcCCCATTATATTATCTAACA TTCTACAACGATTTCAACTTCAAGTCTAAGATCAAGATATTAAAACCGAACTCGACCACGAAGCGGGTAACCAGTTCTGGTAACACTATGATGATCGGTGCTTACACGTCATCGGGTTATCGTGGTTTCAAATTGCGTTACTTTGCCGAGGCACCAGCTC CCTGCGGTGGagagataaatgaaatgaaggGTAATCTGTCAGCTCCGAGGGAATTACCCTTCAACGAATCGTCCTATTTCTGTCAATGGATAATTAAACCACCGGAAAGTTTGTTGAGCAATAATAATACTGGTGTGACATTGTCGATAATGGTAACAGGTGTGATTGGAGGCATTCGCGGTCTTGCTTTTCCGAAGCTTTGCTTCAATAATCAGTACATCTCCCTGAaag GTATCGGCATGCTTTGCGGAAATTTCACGGAACCAACGTATCTGAGAAGCCCGGAACTCGTCAACGAATTGAAC ATAGTAAATGGTACTTATGGAACGTCGATGCGTTTCACTTTGGAATACAAATGGCAACGTTGTGGCGGTATATTTCACGGAATGTCGCATGTGATAAAAGCGCCTAAGAACGTATCTTATCCTATTAATTGCGTCTGGCACGCGAAATATCcgaataacgaaataatcaAACTTCATTTCAACCATTTACATTTGGGCAGCTGtgataagaattatttgaGTATCAG GAATGGCGGACCTTTTTCACCAGAGATCGGGAAATTCTGCGAAAATTCCCAATCGTACAACTTCACTAGCACGTTTAACGAAATGTGGATCGAGTTTATGGCAATCGAGGAGCCGACAGATTTCGAGTTCACCCTGGAACCAGCTAATAACGGATGCGGAGGTGCTCTGCGTGGTGATAGACGAGAGATCTCGTCGCCcaa CTTCCCCTCGGCGTATCCCAATAACGCGGAATGCACTTGGGAAATAACTGCGGACAATGGCTACAGCATCGGCCTAGTGTTCGTTGACCGTTTTCATTTGGAAAGCAGTACTAATTGCGAGAAGGATTACGTACAG ATATTCAACTGGATCAAGGAAACGGGAGAATCCTCCGTTGGAACGTGGAAGGATTTAGGGAAGGTGTGCGGTAGACACACGCCGTTGGCATTTAATTCGACGAGCAATCGCATGAAAGTAGTTTTCCATTCGAACGAGGCGATCCAAGGTGACGGATTCCGCGCCGTATGGTTCGAGAATTGCGGTGGAATTTTCGACGTCACCGCTCATCCAAAGGTGATCGTGTCACCTTCGTATCCGATTTCGTACCCGTCAAATCTCTTCTGCAATTATACTCTTGTGGCGCCGAACAAAGACATTCTGGTCAAATTTATGGATTTCCAGATCGAGCGTA GTCGCAGGGATTGTCGTTACGACAACGTGACGATTAAATATCAAGATGGATACATGAACGAGGAAAGTACCTGGTGCGGGGAAGATAAACCACCTTTGATAAGAGCGTCAAACGCGGTGGAGATTATATTCAGAACCGATAATTATCTCGCACGAAGTGGTTTTGAATTCCAATATTTCTTGCATG AATGCGGAGGTTTGTTGACAACGCCAGGAGAGATTAAGCCTTTAATGAATGGTAATCAATACTTCGGAAGGCTAGATTGTACGTGGAAAATTCAAGCGCCATCGGACAAGAGCGTCGTCCttcgtttcgaaagtttcgaCATAGAATACAATTTCAA TTGCATATTCGATAATCTTCAGATCTACAATGGATCGGAAGCATtggacgaaaataaaatagccaTGTTATGTGGAAACCTTATGGAAAACTTGCCTGTCATCAAATCGAATTCTAATTCCATGGTGCTTAAATTCCACACGGATGACAGCCGCCATTCCACTGGATTTTCCATAAAA gTACAATTCGTGAAAAGTATCAGCGCAGGTTGCGGtggcaatattaatttaatttcgaccACGAGTCAATCGTTCAAGACTCAAATAGGTTCGACGTACGACAGCCTGGAGGATTGTCACTGGATTGTGACAGCGGCTGAGGGGAAAAATATCAAGTTCACGATAAATAGCATGGACGTTAGAAACGGTACCAATCGCACGGACAACGGATGCACCGGTGATTACATCGAg ATCCGTGATGGAATCGGACCTTTCAGCGAGCTCCTCGGAAGATACTGCGGAAACCATCCTCCACCTCCCATATCATCGAGTTCCAACTCACTTTTGATACGATTTTACAGCGATGGAACGGTGGAAGGAACTGGAATCAACGGCACGTTGGAAGCAATAGATG CACTGTGCACTTATATTTCTCCGATAATAAACGGCTCGGGAAACGTGTTGACTTCACCGAATTATCCGAATAACTATGAGCCTGGTACAAAATGTCGTTGGACGATAAAATTCGTGCACTACttcgaaagaataagaataaaattcttggaCTTCGATCTAGCTGATTCTCGCGAATGCAAAGACGATTTCCTTCAGATCACAGATAAAGAG AATCGAAGATACATCGAGCAAGGACTCGGCCAGGACTTAGTTTGGAGTGGAAATTCCGGCAAATCGTATTATTCG AATGAATTCATGCCAAAAACCTCGTACAAATATTGCGGCAACAGTTTGCCTCACGATTACTACTG TTACAGCACCGAACTCGACTTAATATTCAACGGTGTTAAACCTGGCCACAAAGGTTTCAAGTTGGAGTACAGCAAGGCGACCTGCGATCGGAATTTCACCGAGTTGCAAGGCCGAATCGTGCACGAGGGTATCGACGACTGTTGGGTCACGATCACCGCCCCCGAGAATCACACCATCTCTCTATACTTCAATCAATTCATGCTCTACGATCAAACCGATTGCACGAAAGCTGGTCTAAAT GTGTTCGACGGTGATTTCCATGGCAAACTGATGGCGTCATTGTGCTCCATAGATACGCCAAGTCCTATTTTCAGTACCGGAAATAAACTGAGTCTACGTTCCTGGTCCGAGTGGCATTCTAGCTACGAATACTACGATATCACGTATACCACCACGAACGCAG GTCGTGGTTGTGGcggcaaaatatttaattacgccGGATCTTTCACATCGCCCATGTATCCCAACGAATACAGGAATAACACGATCTGTACCTGGGATGTTAACGTGCCACGTGGACTGAAAGTCGTTCTAACATTCGCAGTGTTAGACATTGGCTCGAAGAGCACCTGTAACTACGATTACAATATTGTTTCGATCTACGATGTAACGCCCGATGGAATGGAAGACTTTGCCACCAGTTATTGCGGAGGG GATGATCCAGCACCGTTCATCGCCACCAGCAATCGTTTGATCGTGAAATACGCTTCATCCGTGAACAATATCGGAACAGGATGGAGAGCGGTCTTTGAGGGTCGAAGTAATTGA